Part of the Priestia megaterium genome, ATTAACATAAAAGTACCATTTTCCACCTTGTTGAACCCATCCATTTCGGGCTTGAAAATCACTTGTAGCGATCATTGACCAATAATTGGTATTATTTTGTGGTGAATATACTTGTCCAATACCAATTCGAGTGATATTTGGGTCTAATATGTTAGCATAATGAGGTGGACTATTTATCCACGCGTTTACAACCTTTTGGGCTGTATCTAGTGTTGATCCAGGTCCACAAGCAATGTTAAAAACAGCATACACATTTGTAATTCCTTCTCTATTTAATAAAACGCCCTCATCCCCGCCAATTGTAGGACTATAATGTTCGCAAGATTGATTTACAGCCATATCTTGCGCTTTAATCGCAGTTAATCTATTTAAAGTAGCATCTACTTGTAAGGGTCTTAATCCATTTCTTTGTCTTTCTTGGTTAATCAAGGCAATAGCAGCTGATTCAACTACAGTATTACCACCATTTAAAGCCATTTATTCCTTCACTCCTATATTAATAGTTTTATAATGCTTGTACATATTTAATATATACAAGAGTGAGTGAATTGCTTGGACATCTATCAAAATAGCTTGTATACCGTATTCATATCTAGTTAAGTCGGGTAAGTTAGGGGCATCGCTGCCCCTGCCTCCCCTAAGAACCGTGCGAGTCCCTTTCAAGACACATCGGCTCAAGCCTCCCATTGCAGATCCATTTGCTGTCGTATCCTCATCACATACCATATCGGTAAGTAAAACGTACGCCGACGCTCCAAATGGAGGTATACATAACAGTACGTTTCTTTCGTCAGAAGATAGCCACAACCTTATGTTCCTACGAGAGACCAACGAGAAGTCAGCTCCTTTTCGGGCCTATCATGGGTTTGTCCGTAAGGACGATAGTATCCATCCAGTTATACAGTTTCCTGCTTTCCTGTTCTCTTTCGAGATAATGGCATTTGCTTTCTCTCGTATCCTTTACCCTCTGCCACATCGTTTGACTTTGCAGTCATCCTACTGTTTACACAGATGACAAAGGGCTTACCAAGTTCCGCATCTTATAGATACAACGAGGTTAGGTGGGTTCTTTACTCCGGGCAAGATACGGGACGCGTCACAGCAGCATTATGAATCTGCTTTTCCTCTTGCCAATACCCAGGCAAATCTGTGCACTATCCTGAGCTAACATTGACGAAGCTTACAAACCTTCACTAATGTTCACCATGCTCATCTTCCCCTAGCAGTGTTCCGAGTCGTGCACTGACTCTCTGTTTCCGCATTTCCGCATGCAACCCACGAATCCGTTACCAGAAACGCAGTTTTGGACGGGGATAGCTTTTGCGTCTAAACCAGTGGCATAAGCCACACTATATAAAAGCGACATCTTGTCGCACCATAATGTGATTTCTAGGAAGTAGATATAAAAATAATAAAATTTTTATATAGAATCAGCACTTGTCCTCACCCTTATCATTGACGTGCATATTATAAGTTGAGCGTTCCATTCTCATTAACTACTTTGTCTTTTATAAGATTTAAGAAACAATTACTGTTTAAGCCTCAGTAGTTGTTTCTTCTTTTACGCTGTATATCGTATACATCTTTAGTTAACATAATCGTTATTATCGGAAATAAATAATGGGATCTTATTAGATAAGATCCCATTACGACTGAACTTAAAGACTCTTTAACATATTTTGTTTAAGGTTTTTTGCTATATTCATAAGGGTCCGAACATTTTGGGCCTATTTCTCATATTGTATTAGGTATTAATAATATATTGAGGTGAAAAAATATGGATGTAAGTTATATAGATTCTTATTTTTATCCAAGACTTTTGGGCCCACAGTTCCCATCCCCTAGTCTCCCTGGTGGTTTCCCTGGATCGCCTGGTGGTTTCCCCGGATCACCTGGTGGTTTCCCCGGATCACCTGGTGGTTTCCCTGGATCACCTGGTGGTTTCCCCGGATCACCTGGTGGTTTCCCCGGATCACCTGGTGGACAGCAAGCTCCAACTGCCCCACCACCAGCATTCATCCCACAACAGCAAACAGCAACACCATTTGCAGTCGATCCAGGCGCCATTTCGTTGTGTTTATTCCGTAACACATATATATGGCTTAGAAATGGGTCAAGTTTTTGGTATTTCCCTATTTTTGTGGGACCGAGATCAGTTGCTGGTTTCAGATGGAATGGACGATTCTGGACTATTTTTGGTATAGATACAAGACGAATTGTTTCATTTACATGTTTCTAAGTATTCATAATTTATGGCACCAGAAAAGGGGAGGAATCAGCTTTGCAACCTACAGAGAAGGTCAGGGTTAGTATGCCATTTCCATCACGATGGGGTATCCATGCTGAGATTGCAGGTAGACCTATGGTTTGGGGTGTGCTTATCATTAACTCTATTACAGGTAATAGAGTAATGGGTACAGTTAATTTTCGTAGCACTCTCATTCCCATTAATGGATATTGGAATGAGAGTGCCAAACAAATCGGCTTTGATTCACCCTATGCCACATATTCTGGTAACTTAACTATGTTTGATGATTCCACTACTAAAATTCGACATCTTGTTTTAAGTGGGCGGGTTATTATGAACCCACCTTCTTTACTAGCAGGTAGGAATGGAACTTGGGTTGCTACGACAGATACAAGTCTCACAGGACCTGCCGTTAGCAACATCGATTTGCCTCCTGTTGGCGCCTTTTTAACATCAAATATACTTCATAGTGGACTTGAACGTTGAGAAAATCCTTTGAAAATATACAACTTAAAAAGCAAAAAAACTAACTTTGAGTCAGAAAGAAGTTAGTTTTTTTGCTTTTAATGATATAGATTAATACATCATCTTATAAAATTATAGAGAATTCCTAATAAGTATTATAAATATTTTCGCATGTTTCAGCTTTTGGTTGATAAAAGCAATGAAGCTTATATCGAGCAACAAGGGGTTGATTGTACCATGTTTGAGGGCACTGTTGAGGAGGTCTGAAATACCATAAACTAAATTTTGCAGGCCAACTACGTTCTCCTCTGACAGTTCGACGTGCCAAACGTTTTTCACTTTCTCTTGCTCTTTGATAGAAATAGCCTTTTTGAGTAGCTTCAAATGCATGGGGTTGATAAATCATTTGTGGAATAGTTCTCAGTCCTTTAAAATCAGAGCAATTCGCCCTGATTCGATTAACTCCCACATTTCCTATAAGAAGCATCCCCTTTTCGCCTTCACCTTCACCTTCTGCTCTAAGGAGTCTCGCTAAAAGAGCTATGTCTGAAGTGGTAGCTTTAACAACCGCCATAATTTCACCTCCAGAAATTAAGATATTTCTTTATAGCTTGTATAATGCCTTTTCGTTATTTTCTATTTTAAAAATAGGCTTTTCTCTACTATTACTTCTTACTTATTTTTTTCAAAATATGGACATTCACCCAAAAAGGAAGCTAGGTAAATGCATATTCTTGCTTTGATAAGAAAAAACGGAGGTTTTGATCATGAATTCAGAAATGCACTTGTTACCTAATTTATATTTTCAAGAAAATCAGTTAAACCATGGAGACGTACGGTTTATGGGGAGAGCTGGTTTCGGTGGCCCCTGGTTTTGGTAGTCCCTTTTTATATTAATTGATAGTTTATTAGCAGGCTCTTTGTTTTCCCCATGTGATTTAGCATAGATCCGAAACAAATTGAATTGACTAGACTGATGAAATAAAACCATCAGTCTAAATATATAATTTAAACTAGTACAAGTCATACTGGTGTTACTAACAAACAACAATTATTTTATACGGTGTTGTTTGGGCAGGAATACTCTTTGTTGTAGGTCCATAAACAACTATTAAGTTTCGATTTGAAGGGTACCTTGTAAATGCTTGCCCATTTTTTAATACAATCTGAGTAGAAGGAGCAATATTTAATTTTAATTTGCCATCACTGCTCTCCAATTGACTATTAAAATAGTCTACTTTTACATTTTGATAAGGTGTATCTTTAACCATAATAACTGCGCGATATTGTGGTGGAAATATCAAGGGAACTGCTACATCCATATCATAAAACGCTGTTATTCTATCTCCTATAGATAACATTGCATAATCAACAACATAAGTGTCTGGTGTCATAACAAAATTCACTAAAGTTCCGTAACCGTTATCTACTGATACTAATTTATTACATCCTGTTTCTTCATTTATTCCTGTCATAAAATCGCTAATCATAGTTATTACTCCACTGAATGATTGAAAATTAGTCACTTTTATACCTCCAATTAAACGCTCATGTTTATATAAATTATTCATCAGGGAGATCTGTGTTATTTTTTTGTAATTGACCACTCTTATATAATAATGAACTATATCCAAAAGCCTTAAAATCAATGATCCTAAGGCTTTTTAGAATAACTTACTAGATCTGAAAAATCAAAGCTTTATAAATTCATCAATTCCAGCATATTCAGTCTCTTTACTTTAAGTAACTTACCTATAATGAATAAAACAAATGATGCAACAAATATAAAAAACATTGGCTAATCCTTAGCCAATGTTTTTTATATTTAGATAAATACTCTGAGGAAAGCATTTTCTCAAAAAAAAACGGATGATTCTAAGAATCCAGATTACATTCTATTCATCGACCTGTTTTCAG contains:
- a CDS encoding cell wall hydrolase, which translates into the protein MAVVKATTSDIALLARLLRAEGEGEGEKGMLLIGNVGVNRIRANCSDFKGLRTIPQMIYQPHAFEATQKGYFYQRARESEKRLARRTVRGERSWPAKFSLWYFRPPQQCPQTWYNQPLVARYKLHCFYQPKAETCENIYNTY
- a CDS encoding CAP domain-containing protein; translated protein: MALNGGNTVVESAAIALINQERQRNGLRPLQVDATLNRLTAIKAQDMAVNQSCEHYSPTIGGDEGVLLNREGITNVYAVFNIACGPGSTLDTAQKVVNAWINSPPHYANILDPNITRIGIGQVYSPQNNTNYWSMIATSDFQARNGWVQQGGKWYFYVNGIPQTGWVQVGELWYLLDNTGAWTQWLYKAPFYHYYNGTNWSTYYYDAQNKQWWFWNGTAWVRSQ
- a CDS encoding collagen-like protein, whose amino-acid sequence is MDVSYIDSYFYPRLLGPQFPSPSLPGGFPGSPGGFPGSPGGFPGSPGGFPGSPGGFPGSPGGFPGSPGGQQAPTAPPPAFIPQQQTATPFAVDPGAISLCLFRNTYIWLRNGSSFWYFPIFVGPRSVAGFRWNGRFWTIFGIDTRRIVSFTCF